The Mycoplasmopsis columbinasalis genomic interval TCGTTTTAGCGAATGATTAAATTCTGCGGCTTGCTTTTGAATAATTGGCGGACATAAAATCAATTCCCCAAGTGGTAAGTAAGGTAATTTTTCATAAAATTCATCTTTACCAAAATCAAAAGACAAAATATCTGTGGGTTTGTCTTTTCCGCGATAGGTGCGATTGTATGTTTGAATAGTTTCTTCATCCACAAAGGAAACGTCCACTTCCACTACCTTTTTGATGTCAAATTCTTGCATTAAATTGGCAACTATAGCTTCAAATTCTGTTTCAAAAGTAAAATTTTCATCTAAATATTCGAAGTTAAAATTAATGTTAATTTTTTCTAGTAAACTCTCATCGATTTCCATAAAAGTATTATATTACAAAGCCTTGCAAAGCTTAGTTGAGCCTATCTGACAGCAGTAAATAAAAAAAATGAACGCTTGTACGGTTCGTTAGTTTTATTCAAATTATTTTCAGATAAAAACCCCAAGACACAAAAGCACACCAATAGCGATTATTCCAAGCGAAATAAAGAAAATTGAGAGTGTTGAAAAATAAATTTTCATTTGCTTTGATAAAAAAGATTTCTTGTCGGTGTCTAAATCATTTTTAGCTGCATCTAAAAGAATGTCTCTTTGTTCATTAGTTAAATTTTCTATTTCTTCGCGGCCGAGAATTTTATATTTCTTCGCGTCGGCAATTGTCACTAAAGTTAATTCTAAATCCGAATTACTTCTAGTTTTGCCGGTTAATATTGATGGTAATTTTGGCATAGAAAAATTTTAACAAAAAGTCTAAAGTAAACTCAAATTTTCCGCTAAAAAGTTTTTATTTTTAAAGTTAATTCTTTTTAAATAATTTGACTTTTTTGGCTATGCTATAGAGATATCGGCTAAAACTAAGTTTGAAAAAATATTAAGTAAAAAACCTGATTTTAAAGTTAGCAAAAAAATACATATGTGCTAAAATATCTTCTATGTCTAATAAAAATTATTATGAAATCTTAGGTGTAAGTAAGAACGCAACAGAGAAAGAAATTAAAAGTGCATATCGTAAATTAGCTATGCAATATCACCCAGATCGTTTGAAGGATGGTACAAGCGATCAAAAAATGAGAGAATTAAACGAAGCCTATGAAGTTTTAAGTAATAAAGAAAAACGTGAAAATTATGACCGTTTTGGGTCGGCGGAAGGACCACAAGGTTTTGGCGGAGCTAACTTTTCACAGCACTTTGGTGGGTTTGGTGATTTCTTTAGTAATTTTGGTGATATTTTTGGAGATTTTGGTGGCTTTGATTTTACAGGTACAGCCACTCGCGAACCAGGCCGCAAGAGAAAAGGTAAAGACATCCTTGGCATCTTAAAAATTTCGATTATTGAAGCAATAAACGGAGTTGAAAAGAAAGTTGAATGACCAAAATACGAGCTTTGTCAAAATTGTGATGCAACAGGTGCGCAAAGACCACAAGACATTAAAACTTGTTCAACCTGTAAAGGTACTGGTAAAGTGGGTAAACGTATGGGAATGATGGTTTACTCAACTACTTGTTCGGACTGTCATGGTGCAGGAAAAATTTATGGCGAACCTTGTCATGAATGTAATGGCAACATTTACATCAAAAAACGTAAAACAGTTACTTTCACCATTCCAAAAGGTACAGCTGATGGTTATACCATCACTTTCCCTGGATATGGTGAACGCGGTATCAACGGTGGCGCAGTTGGTGCTTTAGTTTTAAAAATTGAAATTGACGAACACCCTTATTTTAAAGTGATGAACAGAGAAGTTGTACTGGAAGTGCCAGTAACTTTCTTAGATATTTTAAACGAAAGAACCATCACAATTCCTGCCCCTTATGGTGAGGAAACTTATCAACTTACTTCAAACATTATGGATCAAGACAGCGTAGTCTTTAAAAAAGGACAACTTGGCAGTTTTAGTTGTTTTAGAGTCTTTTTTAAAGTTGTGATGCCAAAACTAGGTGTTCGTGACCGGAAAAATTTAGCCAAAGTGCTCGCCGAGTATAGTGACACTACTAACCAAGATTTCACACGTAAAGTTGATAAAACTAAATTGTAATTTTGACAAGAAACCACAAAACAATTTGTGGTTTTTGTTTGGTGTTTAGCAGTACAAAATGTTTTGAGAAGTGCTAGTTTGAAAAATTAATTTGACTAATAGGCTTATGTTTTAGGACTAAAGATAAAATAAAAAAAACTTGCTCAGCAAAGCAAGTATTTTTTAATTAGGTTTAGTGTGGTGAGCACTGTGGCGTCAACACACATAATTTAGGTTATTGCAGAGTAATTAAATTTGCGAAATAATTTGAATTTGGTTAAGTAAAAGTTACTTAGGCAGCAGCATTGTCAGCAGTTAAACCAAGTGGTTGGAATGAACCGCCGTTAGCTTCTAAAGCTTTGACTGCACTTTCTGAAGCATCGTGAAGCACAACATTGAATTTTTTGGTAAGTTTGCCCTTAGCCAATAATTTCACTGGTAAGGTACGTTTGAGTAAATTTGCAGCAAAAAGTGCTTCTAAATCAACAGTTGTATTGTCAGCAAAAACTCTTTCTAAGTCAGCTAAATTCACAATTTGGTATTCAACGTGGTTAACATTGTTGAAACCTCTTTTACCAATTCTACGGAATCAAGGTGTTTGTCCACCTTCAAAGCCTGGACGGTGTCCGTGACGTTTGTTTTGACCTGATTGACCTTTACCAGCTTGCTTACCTTTACCAGCAGCATGTCCACGACCAACACGGTGTTTGTCAGGACGTGAGCCAGTGGCGAACTTAAGTGTGTGTAATTTAACACTCATAGTAATCTCCTTTATGATGATGAAGTTGAATCTTTTGACTACGTTTAGTGAACTTGTTGTCACCAATTACGCTTGCGCATAGCGTAATTGGGTAACTATTACTAAAGTAAGTCTTCAACTTTTTTATCTCTAATGAAAGCAATTTGGTCAGGTGTACGTAAAGCACTTAAGGCTTTTAAAGTTGCACGCACAATGTTAGCTTTTGAACGTGAACCGTAGGTTTTGGTGTAAATGTCAGTGTAACCAGCAAGTTCAACCACAGCACGAACTGTGTTTGAGGCTACGATTCCCTTACCTTTAGGTGCAGGTTTTAACATTACTTTTGAGGCTAGGAATTTAGCTTGAGTGATGTGAGGTACAGTGATACCTTTGTGAATTGGCACAGTCACAAGGTTGTTTTTAGCATCTTTCACAGCTTTTTTGATTGAGTCAGGCACTTCATTTGCTTTACCGTGGCCAAAACCAACTTGGCCTTTCTTGTTACCAACTACCACAAATGCTGAGAAGCTAAATCTACGACCACCTTTAACTACTTTAGTAACACGACTAATGTGTACTACTTTTTCGCTAAAGTCATTGTCTTGGTGACGTTCACGTGGACCACGTTTACTCTTGTCACGTCTGCCTTCGCCATCACGACGGAAGCTGCGGAAAGGTTTTTCGCCTGGTGTACGTTTGTCACCAGCTTCACCGTGAGGACGTGGTGCGCCGTTGAAACGACGTGGTGCACTACCAGCTTCGCCAGGAGTTCTCCTTGGACGTTCGCCGCGTGGTGCTTGTGGTTTGCCAACTACTTCACGAGTTGCTGCGGCTTTCGGAGCTGCTGATGTTGTTGATTGTTCTAAGTTTTGGTTCTTTTGTACTTCTGCCATTAGAATTTTACTCCTTTAGCGTGTGCTCTGACTGCTTCTGCAAATGCTTTGACTTTACCATGGTAAATGTAACCACCACGGTCAAAGACAAGTTCGGTGATGTTAAGTTTAGTAATTAGTGCGGCCATCTTTTCGCCAGCAGCAGCAGCGCTAGCGATATTGCCGTGGTATTTACCCTTTTCAAGTGTTGACACAGCGGCAAGTGTGTGACCAGCCACATCGTCAATTAATTGCGCGTAGAAGTTTTGGTGAGATTTGAAAACTGCCAATCTAGGTTTAGTGGCTGTGCCACGAATGGTTTGTCTTTCACGTAAGTGTTTTACTTTGCGTGCTTGGTTTCTTGATAATTGAGCCATAGTTTATACCTTTCTAAATGTGTGCTTGTACCTGTTGTTTGCTGCGACCAAGAACGCTATGTGCTAGGGTTTTTGGTGTTAAGATGCAAACTAACAAAGGGGACAAACTAACATTATTTAGCAGCAGTTTTTCCTTCTTTACGACGAATCACTTCGTCTTTGTAGGCAATTCCTTTCCCTGAGTAAGGGTTTGGTTTTCTCACTTTTCTCACTAACGCTGCAAATTGACCAACACTTTTTTTGTTGATTGAGTTAAGGGTTACTTCGGTAGGTTTAGCCACTGTAACTTTGACATCGCTTGGAATTGGTAAGTTCACAAGGTGGCTGTAACCAGCGGCGATTTCAAGCACATCGCCTTTGAGGGTGGCTTTGTAACCAACCCCTTTAATTACTAATTCTTTCACAAAACCTTTTGACACGCCCACAAGCATGTTACCAAGGAGGGCGTTGGTGGTACCGTGGAGTTGTTTGGTGTGCTTTTCTTCGTTGGCACGAGTAGTAGTTACTGTACCGTTGTTAAGGTGAATGCTAATAAGTGGGCTAAAGTCACGACTAAGGGTACCAAGTGGGCCTTTGACACTCACGGTGGTACCGTTGATGGTTACTTCCACGCCCGCTGGTACGGTTAAAACACGATTTCCAACACGAGACATAGTTTTAACCTCCTATCAAATGTAGGCAAGCACTTCGCCACCTACATTTTCCTTCTTAGCTTCTTTAGCAGTCATGACACCTTTTGAAGTTGAGATAATTGCACAACCATAACCTGATAACACAGTTGGTAATTCTTCCACACTGGCGTAAATACGCAAACCAGGTTTTGACACACGCTTAAAGTCAATAATTGCCCGTTGGTTGCCTTTGTACTTAAGGACAACTTCAAATGCTTTTGTTTTGCCTTCACCTTTAACAGTGTAAGTAGTTACAAAACCTTCGTTTACTAAGATATCAAGGATAGCGGCTTTTTTGTTTGAAAAAGGAATAGTTACAGTTTTAAATTTACGTTGGTTGGCGTTTTTGATCCGCACTATCATATCTGAAATTGGGTCAGTAATAAACATAATTATCAACTCGCTTTCTTCATACCAGGAATCTTACCTTCGTGGGCTAAGTTACGGAAGCAAATACGGCAAACTTTGTATTTTCTTAAAACTGCATGTGGACGACCACAAAGTTCACAACGAGTATAAGCACGGGTTGAAAACTTAGGGTGCTTCTTAGCTTTCGCTTTGAGTGATGATTTGGCCATACCTATTTCTCTCCTTTTGCAAATGGCACACCAATAAGTTCAAGTAACGCTTTAGCTTCAGCGTCAGTTCGAGCTGTGGTGATAAGTTGCACGTCTAAACCTTTAATCTTACGAAGTTTGTCAAATTCGATTTCTGGGAAAATAATTTCCTCTTTAATACCTAATGAGTAGTTACCACGACCATCGAAAGCTTTAGGGTTGGCACCTCTAAAGTCACGAATTCTTGGCATAGCAACATTGATTAATTTTGCAAGGAAATCTCACATACGGTCACGTCTAAGGGTAACTTTACCACCCATAGGCATACCTTCACGTAATTTTCATGACGCGTTTGATTTTCTTGCTCTAGTTTTGTAAGGAATTTGTGCTGAAATTTGGGTGAGTTCATTCAACACTTCTTCAATTGCCTTTGAGTTAGTAACTTCACGACCAGCAGTCATATTTAACACGATTTTTTCAAGGCGAGGTACCTGCATTACTGACTTGTATTGGAATTTTTCTCGCAAAGCAGGTACAACTTTACGTGTATAGTGTTGTTTTAAAGTTGTCATAATTATTTAAGTTCCTTCTTGTCTTTACGACTAATTCTCACTTTTTTCTCACCTTTGAATTCGTAACCGATTTTTGAATACACAGCTGGCGAAGTTTTGGTTGCTTTTTTGATTAAGAGACCAATATTTGAAACGTGAATTGGAGCTTCAACTTGGGTAATTCTACCGTCTTGACCGTTACTTGGTTTAATGTGTTTAGTTACTTTGTTAATGTCTTTAATGTAGACACGGTTGTGCTTGTGGTCGATTCTGTCAATAATGCCGACTCTATCTCTGTGGTCGCCAGCAATAATGACTACTTCATCGTTCTTTTTAAATTTCATCTTGCTCCTTTAATAATTAATACATAGCAACACAACTTAGGCACCTAGCCACAACTTTGTTTGTTTGTCTTTTACCCATCACACTACCATAACACTAACTTTTGGTCGAACTCAACCCAACACCAACATTACTTGCTCCTCACTAACCATCTACCTACACCTTTGACAATGAAAGATTTCACGTATCAAATTGACATTAGCAACTAGTACCAAAGGTCACAAGTTTAGTGCTCAAATGAAATTAGGCAACTGAAACTAAATTGACACTAATTGAGGAAAATCTAATGTTCTCCAAGGTGAAGTTGAACTACAGAAAATACGCACATACAATCAACTTGATGTTGAGCAAGCTAAGAAAAACAACCCGAGTTCAACTAACCACACGTTAAGTTAGCAACGCCTTAAGCGTGGTTGGATAAGCAAGTTTGAATGAGAGCGATCTTAGTCAACACTAGGCATGAGCTTACCTGTGTATTCAAAGACTAAGACCACCATAAATTAGTGTTACTACACAGAATGTCAGAAAGGAACCATGACGACTGACCAAAATTATTAATTAACTCTGCTCCTAACCTGTGGTGGTAGTGGCACCAACCGCACTTGCGGTTGTGGGAATTAAAACTACCAGCGCAAGCAGCTTAATGATGCAAGTCTAAGTGCAACTAGGAAGCAAAGGCAAGTTTCCCGCTCGTTCGCCCCTGTGATTGCAGGGGAAACTTGAATTAGGTGAAAGAAGAACAAAAAATGTTTTTTGTTAAGTGTAAATAACAAGAAGGGATAAGGAAACACAAAAGGATGGTTCGCATTCACGCTTGGAGAGTAGATGGATGGAGTTGTCAAAGAACAAATATTGTTGGTGTTGGGCTGATCGGCAGACCCAGCAGTGTTATGAAAGTGTTATTAATTAGTTTGTTACAGGGTAAAAGTCATAACAAGTGCACAAAGTGTAGGTTTCAAACTAGCAGGCAATAGTCACACAATCGCACGCTCACTCAAGGTGGGTTGAGTTTGTTTGGCAGGCAACTAAGACTGTGATTTGGTTAGGGCACTAAGTGTTGTCGAAGGTCTAAGTTAATTAGTTAGCCACTTGCAAGCAGGTTTAAGTTTTGCTTAAATATGCTGGTTTAGTGGGTCAGGTTAACTTTTGACACTGGGGAGATGGGGAATTTTAAAGCACTTCAGGTGCTAACGAAACGATTTTAAGATAACCACGGTCACGTAACTCACGCGCCACTGGGCCAAACACACGGGTACCACGTGGGGTTGAGTCTTCCTTGATAAGCACAACAGCATTATCATCAAACTTGATGTGTGAACCATTGTCACGTTTAAGGCCATAACGCGATCTTACTACGACCGCTTTGACTACTTGGCCTTCCTTAACAAGTCCGTTTGGTAAAGCTTTTTTCACTGAACAAATAATCACATCGCCAATGTTAGCAGTTTTCTTCCGGCTGCCCCCAAGGACACGGATGAGACCAACTTCTTTGGCACCTGAGTTATCAGCAACATTTAATCTCGAAAGTTCTATAACCATAAATATTGCTCACTTTCTGAAGCGTGGTGTTTAACTTCAAGTAAACGGAAATGTTTGGTTTTTGACAATGGACGCGTTTCCATAATTGCCACAAAATCATTAACTTGAGCTTGGTTGTGTTCGTCATGCACAGCGAAATTCTTGGTCACACGGTAACGTTTTGAGTACAAACGGTGTGAACGGTAGGTTTCCACTTGCACGTAAATGGTCTTGTCACCTCTAACTTTGATCACACGACCTTGTAGAGTTTTACGAGTCTTGGTTGTTCTTTCCATTATTTAGCTCCTTGCTCAAGTGATTTTTGTTTGATGGCAGTAAGTAAACGGGCAATGTCACGACGGACAAGTTTGATTTTGTGAGTTTGGTCAAGGGTTGAAGTGTGGTTTTTAAACCTTAAGGTTCACAATTCGGCTCTTAAATCATTTACTAACTTGTGAAGTTCGTCAAGACTCTTGTCTTTAATATCTTTGAAAAGCATTAGTTTTGACCTCCTTCATTAGCACGAGCAGCTTTGAGGTGACAATTGCTCACACCACAATTGCACTCTTGCTGTGCTTTGGCAACAATTTTTCAGGTTACAGGTAGCTTGTGACCGCCTAATCTAAGCGCGTCACGGGCAATGTCTTTTTTCACGCCTGAGACTTCAAACATCATTGTGTTTTCACGTACTGAAGCGTATCATTTTTCTGGTGCACCTTTACCGCTACCCATACGTACACCAATAGGTTTCGAAGTTTTTTGAAAGTGTGGGAAGATACGAATAATAACTTGTCCTTCACGACCCATTCTACGAGTAATGGCGATCCGAGCTGCCTCGATTTGACGTGAAGTAATGAGCGAAGCTGAAGTTGCTTGTAAACCAAATTCACCAAATGATACCTTGTTACCTTTGTGTGCTTTACGCTTAAGAGGGTTTACAAGGAAAGGCTTACGATACTTCGTTCTCTTTGGTTGTAACATTAGGCTTGTTCTCCTTCCACTTCACCTTTCGAAATTCACACTTTCACACCGATGGCACCATAAGTGGTACGTGCGGTCGCACGGGCGAAGTCAACATCTTGACGTAAGGTGTGTAACTTCATTTCACCACGTGAATAACCTTCGGTACGCGCCATATCAACACCGTTAAGACGGCCTGACACAGCGGTTTTAATACCTTTCGCACCGGCACGAAGTGCATCGTTAATGACTGTTTTTTGAGCAATTCTAAAGCTTTCACGATTTTCAAGACGTTGCGCGATTGCTTCGGCAGCTAAACGAGCATTAAGTGCTGGGTCTTTTAAGGTTTGCAAATCTAAGCGCAAGTTAAGCTTACGGTCGGCAAGGTATTTGTGTAAGCTTAAGGTTAAGGCTTTAATGTTTGAACCATTTTCGCCTAAGATTTTAGCAGGTAAGGCTGAGTGTAGAATCACACGTACTTTGTTGTGTGCGCTCCGGTGAATTTCCACTTGTCCGATTTGATATTTACGTACTAACTTATCGAAGAATTTGTAAATGTTGGCATCTTGAACTAAATAAGTTCCATAGTTTTGCTTTTCAGCGAATCACACTGTGTTGTGTGACTTGGTGATACCGTATCTAAAACCATTTGGATTAACTTTTTGTCCCATAATGCACCTAATTTCTTTCCTCTACTGTAATTGATAAGTGACTTGTACGTTTGAAAATTGAGTAAGCACGACCTTGTGATCTTGGTTGAAAACGTTTGAGTGTTGGTCCTTCGTTGACAAGTACTTGTGCCACGTAAAGTTTGGTGGCATCAAGGTTGTGGTTGTTGGTTGCGTTGGCAATGGCTGAGTTAAGTAGTTTGATGAAGAAAGCAGAAGCTTTCTTGTTGGTGTTGTGCAAAATTCCTAATGCTTCACGTACATGCTTGTATCTAAACAAGTCAGCTACTAAACGTGCTTTGCGTGGGCTTAGTCTTTGCATTTTGACACTAGCTGTGGCACTGTTTCTATTATCCATTTGAAATTTCCTTTAACAATGTAATTGAAAAGTTGAAAGTGTAAGTCGAGTCCAAGCAGGGGCAACTAGGAGCACTGTGATTGTTATCTGGTCACTTGACCACAGGTGGGTGTGGTAAGTTGGGAGACCGGGAGAAACAAACAAAGTGTTAAGTGGTGTTGCTTGCCTGTTGGCAAGTGAGTCACTCAGACTAACCTAAACTTACTTTTTACCTTTGTCAGCACCGTGACCTGAGAAAGTACGGGTTGGTGCAAACTCGCCTAGCTTGTGTCCTACCATATCATCAGTAACATAAACATCTAAGAACTTGTGACCATTGTGCACTTGGAAGGTTAAGCCAACAAAAGAAGGAAAGATGGTTGAACGTCTTGATCAAGTTTTAATTGGTTTTTTAGGAGCTTTGCCTTCTTCGATTGCTTGCACTTTTTTAAGCAAGTGGTCGTCAGCAAAAAGTCCTTTTTTCAATGAACGAGCCATTATTTACTATCCTTTCTTCTTCTAATAATCAATTTGTTAGAAGCCTTCTTAGTTTTTCTTGTTTTCACACCAAGCGCTTTCTTACCTCAAGGGGTAAGTGGCGCTTTACGACCAACTGGTTGCTTACCTTCACCACCACCATGTGGGTGGTCCACAGGGTTCATAACAGAACCACGGACAGTTGGACGGACACCAAGTTTACGGTTACGACCAGCTTTACCTAAATTCACAAGTGAGTGGTCTTCGTTGCCAACTACACCAATGGTGGCACGGCAACGAGCCAAAATTCTACGCATTTCGCCAGACTTAAGACGTAACACAACGTATTTTCCGTCTTCGTCTTTACCTAAAATTTGTGCGCTAGTTCCTGCTGAACGCGCAATTTGACCACCAGCACCAGGTTGCATTTCGATGTTGTGTACGAAAGTACCTTCCGGAATGTTAGCTAGTGGTAATGAGTTACCAACTAAAATGTCGGCTTGTGGTCCTGAGATCACTTGTTGGCCTACCTTAATGCCACTTGGTGCAAGAATGTATCTCTTTTCACCATCAGCGTAGGCTAATAGACAAATATTCGCTGAACGGTTTGGGTCATATTCGATTGACTTAACTGTGGCTGGAATGTTGTCTTTATTACGTTTGAAGTCAATTAGTCTGTAAAATCTCTTTACTCGACCACCTTGGTGACGTACTGTAATCTTACCTTGGTTGTTACGACCAGCGTTTTTCTTTAAGATTACAAGCAACGACTTTTCAGGCTTGTGTCCGCTTAAGTTAGCGTTATAGTCGAGAGTAGACATGTTACGGCGACCGTTAGTGACTGGGTTGTAATGCTTAATAGCCATTTATGTCTTTCTCCTTTGCTTAAAAATAGACGAGGATTTTTTCTTTTAAGCAAGTCTAAATTCCTCTATTAATTTGCTTTGTCTTTAGCAGGTGTATCTTGGGCGTCTTGTTTTGCTTTTTTAGCCGCAAGTTTTTCTGCTAAGGCAGCTTCTTTGGCTTGTGCTGCTTCTTTTTCAGCAGCTTTAGCTTGTGCTTTTTGGGCTGCTTTAGCTTGTTCAGCTTCTTTGGCAGCTGCTTCTTCTGGGTAGTAGTTAATTACAAACCCTTCTTTAAGCGTAACGTAAGCTTTTTTGTAACGGTTAAGAAAACCATTGAAACGACCAAGTCTTTTGGCTTTCTTGTCCATCTTTAAAGTACGAATAGCTGCTACTTTCACGTTAAAAATGAATTCAACAGCTTGTTTGATTTGAAACTTGTTGGCAGCTCAATCAACTTCAAAAGTGTAAACATTGTTCCCTTGAATGTTATTGGTTTTTTCGGTAAGAATTGGTCTTCTGATAATTTGAGTTAATTGCATTATCTTTGTCCCCTTTCTTTAAATACTTCAATGCCTTCTTTTGAAATAATTAACACATCTGCTCATACTACGTCTTCAACTTGAACAAATTGTGGTAACAACGCACGCACATTTTGTAAGTTAGCAACTGCTTGAAACACTTCAGGATTAGTTGTCACAAGTAAGATGTGTTTAAGTTGATTTACTTCTAAACTAGCAAGTTTAGCAACTGCTTCACGAGTTTTTGGCGCGTTAAGTACAAATTCGTCAACAGCAACTGCTTTTTGACGTGCCAAAGCACTTAAAGCCGCTGCAAAGGCAGCACGTTTCACCTTACGGTTAACTTTGAGGGTGTAGTTACGAGCTGGAGTTGGGCCAAATGCACGACCACCACCTACTCAAATTGGTGAACGAGTTGAACCCGCACGAGCACGTCCTGTTCCTTTTTGTTTTCAAGGTTTTTTACCACCACCACGAACTTCAGCACGTGATTTAACATCGTGTGTACCTTGTCTTCTTGCTGCTCTTTCTGAAAGAATGGTGTCAAAAATTGCTTGTGAGTAATCTCTTGTAACACCAAATAATTCTTCTGGTAATTGGTCAGTTGGGAAGTTTAAAACAGTTTCCTTGTTAAAGTCAAGCACTTTTTCTGCTTTTGGTTTTGGTGCAGGTTTAGGAGCTGGAGCTGGTTTTACTTCCACCACAGGTTCTTCAACTGCTGGTTCTGGTTTAGGTTCTTCTTTCTTAACTGGTTTTGGAACTGGTTTTTCAACTAAGTTTTTAGTTTCAATAAATTCAATTGCCTTAGTGTCTTCAACTTTGCTGGTTCGAACTTCTTTAACAATAATTCTTGCTTTGTCAACACTTACAGAACCACGGTACGCACCGTCTCTGTGGAATCATACACGAGTTGGTAATTCAGATTTTTCACCAATTGCGATGTAATGTTCAACTGCTGCGATGAATGTTTTGAAGTTTTCTGGAGTTTTTTGGTTTGCTTTTTTGAAGTTAAATGAGATATTACGTTCTTTATCGAATTTTTCAGCGATATAGTACTTTTCAAGAGAAGGTGCTTTAACAACTTTTTCTTTTTTAACAGCAGTTTTAGCAGTTTTCTTTTCAGCAGCCATTATTTATCTCCTTCCTTAACTTCAGCTTTGCTTGCAGCTTCTTCAGCTTCAGCTTTTTCGATTAATGGTTGAAGGTCACTTGAGTGCATACCAACATGAACTTCAATGTTGTATTTTTTCGCTTTTTCAACCAATTCGTTCATTTTAAGTACTTCTTCAATGTCAACAAGTTTAATAGGTTGTTTGCTTGGCAAGCCTTTCACAGCTTCTTCAATCACAACATATGACTTGTTAGCACCAGGAATTGAACCTTTAATTAAAATGTAGTTGTTCTTTTCGTCAACCTTCACAATTTCAAGGTTTTGTACTGTTGTTTTCACGCCACCAAGACGTCCAGGCATTGTCATACCTTTGAAAACACGGTTACCTGAAATGTCACCAAGAGAACCAGTTTGACGGATAGGTTGTGAACCACCACCACCACCGTGTGATTTAGGACCAATGTGTTGGTTGTATCTCTTAATAGTACCAGCGAAACCTTTACCTTTTGAAGTTCCGCTCACATCTACTAATTCACCAGCGGCAAAAATGCCAGCTTTAACTTCGCTACCTAATTCGTAGCCTTCCATACCTCTAATTTCCTTCACAAAACGTTTAGGAGTTGTTTTTGTTTGTGCAAATTGACCTTTTTGAGGTTTGTTGGTCAATCTTTCTTTTTTCTCACCAACAGCAAGTTGGGTTGCAACATAACCGTTCTTGTCTGCGGTAAGAACTTTAGTAACAACGTTTGGTTGAACTTCAACTACTGTAACTGGTATTGAACTACCGAATTCAGTATAAATTTGAGTCATCCCAACTTTCTTACCTAAAATTCCTTTCATTAGGATTTCCTTTCTCCATTACCTTTCTG includes:
- the rpsQ gene encoding 30S ribosomal protein S17 translates to MERTTKTRKTLQGRVIKVRGDKTIYVQVETYRSHRLYSKRYRVTKNFAVHDEHNQAQVNDFVAIMETRPLSKTKHFRLLEVKHHASESEQYLWL
- the rpmC gene encoding 50S ribosomal protein L29, whose amino-acid sequence is MLFKDIKDKSLDELHKLVNDLRAELWTLRFKNHTSTLDQTHKIKLVRRDIARLLTAIKQKSLEQGAK
- the rplP gene encoding 50S ribosomal protein L16 — its product is MLQPKRTKYRKPFLVNPLKRKAHKGNKVSFGEFGLQATSASLITSRQIEAARIAITRRMGREGQVIIRIFPHFQKTSKPIGVRMGSGKGAPEKWYASVRENTMMFEVSGVKKDIARDALRLGGHKLPVTWKIVAKAQQECNCGVSNCHLKAARANEGGQN
- the rpsC gene encoding 30S ribosomal protein S3, whose protein sequence is MGQKVNPNGFRYGITKSHNTVWFAEKQNYGTYLVQDANIYKFFDKLVRKYQIGQVEIHRSAHNKVRVILHSALPAKILGENGSNIKALTLSLHKYLADRKLNLRLDLQTLKDPALNARLAAEAIAQRLENRESFRIAQKTVINDALRAGAKGIKTAVSGRLNGVDMARTEGYSRGEMKLHTLRQDVDFARATARTTYGAIGVKVWISKGEVEGEQA
- the rplV gene encoding 50S ribosomal protein L22; this encodes MDNRNSATASVKMQRLSPRKARLVADLFRYKHVREALGILHNTNKKASAFFIKLLNSAIANATNNHNLDATKLYVAQVLVNEGPTLKRFQPRSQGRAYSIFKRTSHLSITVEERN
- the rpsS gene encoding 30S ribosomal protein S19 yields the protein MARSLKKGLFADDHLLKKVQAIEEGKAPKKPIKTWSRRSTIFPSFVGLTFQVHNGHKFLDVYVTDDMVGHKLGEFAPTRTFSGHGADKGKK
- the rplB gene encoding 50S ribosomal protein L2; the protein is MAIKHYNPVTNGRRNMSTLDYNANLSGHKPEKSLLVILKKNAGRNNQGKITVRHQGGRVKRFYRLIDFKRNKDNIPATVKSIEYDPNRSANICLLAYADGEKRYILAPSGIKVGQQVISGPQADILVGNSLPLANIPEGTFVHNIEMQPGAGGQIARSAGTSAQILGKDEDGKYVVLRLKSGEMRRILARCRATIGVVGNEDHSLVNLGKAGRNRKLGVRPTVRGSVMNPVDHPHGGGEGKQPVGRKAPLTPWGKKALGVKTRKTKKASNKLIIRRRKDSK
- the rplW gene encoding 50S ribosomal protein L23, whose translation is MQLTQIIRRPILTEKTNNIQGNNVYTFEVDWAANKFQIKQAVEFIFNVKVAAIRTLKMDKKAKRLGRFNGFLNRYKKAYVTLKEGFVINYYPEEAAAKEAEQAKAAQKAQAKAAEKEAAQAKEAALAEKLAAKKAKQDAQDTPAKDKAN
- the rplD gene encoding 50S ribosomal protein L4, producing MAAEKKTAKTAVKKEKVVKAPSLEKYYIAEKFDKERNISFNFKKANQKTPENFKTFIAAVEHYIAIGEKSELPTRVWFHRDGAYRGSVSVDKARIIVKEVRTSKVEDTKAIEFIETKNLVEKPVPKPVKKEEPKPEPAVEEPVVEVKPAPAPKPAPKPKAEKVLDFNKETVLNFPTDQLPEELFGVTRDYSQAIFDTILSERAARRQGTHDVKSRAEVRGGGKKPWKQKGTGRARAGSTRSPIWVGGGRAFGPTPARNYTLKVNRKVKRAAFAAALSALARQKAVAVDEFVLNAPKTREAVAKLASLEVNQLKHILLVTTNPEVFQAVANLQNVRALLPQFVQVEDVVWADVLIISKEGIEVFKERGQR
- the rplC gene encoding 50S ribosomal protein L3 encodes the protein MKGILGKKVGMTQIYTEFGSSIPVTVVEVQPNVVTKVLTADKNGYVATQLAVGEKKERLTNKPQKGQFAQTKTTPKRFVKEIRGMEGYELGSEVKAGIFAAGELVDVSGTSKGKGFAGTIKRYNQHIGPKSHGGGGGSQPIRQTGSLGDISGNRVFKGMTMPGRLGGVKTTVQNLEIVKVDEKNNYILIKGSIPGANKSYVVIEEAVKGLPSKQPIKLVDIEEVLKMNELVEKAKKYNIEVHVGMHSSDLQPLIEKAEAEEAASKAEVKEGDK